In Geotalea uraniireducens, the genomic window GCGGCGGGGGAGGGGGGCGCCTACCTCGTCGGCGGCTGTCTCCGCGATCTCCTCCTGGGGCGGCCGGTGGCCGACCTCGACCTGGCCGGTGGCCCCGCCGACCTACCCCGGCGCTTCGCCGCCCGGGCGGGGGGGAGCTTCTTCTGGCTCGACGAGGCGCGGGGGCACGGCCGGGTGGTTATCAAAGCTGCCGGGGGGGCGGTCACCTTCGATTTTGCCCCGCTTCGCGGCGCTGACCTTGCCGCCGACCTCCGGTTGCGCGACTTCACCATCAACGCCCTGGCCGTGCCGCTCGTTGCCGACGGAGCGCTCGTCGACCCGCTCGGCGGCGAGGCCGACCTGGCCCGCCGGCTGGTCCGGGCCTGCTCGCCGCAGAGCTTTGCCGACGACCCGCTGCGGCTGGTCCGGGCGTTCCGGTTCGCCGCCACCCTCGGCTTCGCCCTCGAACCGGCCACGGCGGCGGCGATCCCGCTCCACGCTCCGCTCCTGGCCCGGGTGGCGGGGGAGCGGCTACGCGACGAACTGTTCGCCATCCTGGCTGTGCCGGAGCCCGGCCCGTTCCTGCGGGCGATGGGAGAAGCGGGGCTCCTGGCGATACCGTTCGGGACGCCGCTGCCAGCACTTGCTGCCGCCACAGCGGCGGCCGATGCCGTCGACCGGGCCGGCTGCCGGCTCGCTGCCGGCGATGCCCGGTTTGCTGCGCGCCTGCAGCAGCAAGTCCAGGAAGGAATTACGGTCGCCTCGCTGGTCAAGCTGGCGGCCTTCCTGAGTGTGGCGCCGCCGGCCGGTCGCGCCTGGCAGCGGCTGAAGCTGGGCA contains:
- a CDS encoding CCA tRNA nucleotidyltransferase, which gives rise to MIFSELANRYPQLHLLAELAAGEGGAYLVGGCLRDLLLGRPVADLDLAGGPADLPRRFAARAGGSFFWLDEARGHGRVVIKAAGGAVTFDFAPLRGADLAADLRLRDFTINALAVPLVADGALVDPLGGEADLARRLVRACSPQSFADDPLRLVRAFRFAATLGFALEPATAAAIPLHAPLLARVAGERLRDELFAILAVPEPGPFLRAMGEAGLLAIPFGTPLPALAAATAAADAVDRAGCRLAAGDARFAARLQQQVQEGITVASLVKLAAFLSVAPPAGRAWQRLKLGTVAAALLTRLAGLDRQSCRAAVPAAGAGRFHFFSDREPAGPELALLAHARGELAEEPCRELIVYYFERYLPKGAPLLLTGDEVMALLGIPPGPLVGEALELLRQAQSLGTVATAATARAWLRKKLLTTDEPIG